In the genome of Halapricum salinum, one region contains:
- the moaA gene encoding GTP 3',8-cyclase MoaA produces MLVDDFGREVSGIRVSLTDRCNFDCVYCHNEGLGDTRGPMAAQDAEMSTEQVVRLLEIAAEFDIQKVKLTGGEPMLRQDLEEIVRRAPDSIEVSLTTNGTFLPGRAEDLVDAGLERVNVSQDAIDPEAFAEITKSGAYDRVIEGVEAALDAGLAPVKVNMVVFEATAGYVPEMVEHVAANDGLQLQLIEYMPEIAGHPEWAIDIQRVHDWLDGKADRIETREMHDRKRYFVSDESGSGEGMVEIVDPVENADFCANCHRVRVTHDGSLKGCLNRPRVHPMGEMTKPEIRAAFREVVADRVPYYGEYMIEEDGEWVLNEEYVGEPAVTEQPLPGDD; encoded by the coding sequence ATGCTCGTCGACGATTTCGGTCGCGAAGTGTCGGGTATTCGCGTTTCGCTGACCGATCGGTGCAACTTCGATTGCGTCTACTGTCACAACGAGGGGTTGGGTGACACTCGTGGGCCGATGGCCGCTCAGGACGCGGAGATGTCGACAGAGCAGGTCGTCCGGCTGCTGGAGATCGCCGCGGAGTTCGACATCCAGAAGGTCAAGCTCACCGGCGGGGAGCCAATGCTCCGCCAGGATCTGGAGGAAATCGTCCGGCGCGCGCCTGACTCAATAGAGGTTTCGCTGACGACCAACGGGACCTTCCTGCCGGGCCGCGCCGAGGACCTCGTGGATGCGGGACTCGAACGGGTGAACGTCTCTCAGGACGCGATCGACCCCGAAGCCTTCGCGGAGATCACCAAATCGGGGGCGTACGACCGGGTGATCGAGGGCGTCGAGGCGGCGCTCGATGCAGGATTGGCTCCCGTGAAGGTGAACATGGTCGTCTTCGAGGCCACGGCCGGCTACGTGCCCGAGATGGTCGAGCACGTCGCTGCAAACGACGGCCTGCAGCTCCAGTTGATCGAGTACATGCCCGAGATCGCGGGTCATCCGGAGTGGGCGATCGACATCCAGCGGGTCCACGACTGGCTCGACGGGAAGGCCGACCGAATCGAGACCCGCGAGATGCACGACCGCAAGCGCTACTTCGTGAGCGACGAGTCCGGGAGTGGCGAAGGGATGGTGGAGATTGTCGACCCAGTAGAGAACGCCGACTTCTGTGCGAACTGCCACCGGGTGCGGGTGACCCACGACGGATCGCTGAAGGGCTGTCTGAACCGGCCGCGGGTCCATCCGATGGGTGAGATGACCAAACCCGAGATTCGGGCGGCTTTCCGCGAGGTGGTGGCCGACCGGGTGCCATACTACGGCGAGTACATGATCGAGGAAGACGGCGAGTGGGTGCTGAACGAGGAGTACGTGGGCGAGCCGGCGGTGACGGAGCAGCCGTTACCCGGTGACGACTAG
- a CDS encoding outer membrane protein assembly factor BamB family protein, producing the protein MRYEDIFTSGSTITEPYQTGDSLVCTFQTGDSIYSIDSQTGEKNGVANQLGELTTSFRYQGTVYVGTNSGNAYAIDANTGNKQWSYTEPANRIFVYPPYLNDNIPIFSSNTLYIVDRRTGTEQWQWANTNGGSWFPDNDTVYIGDNNLYAVDATTGAEQWTYEEPLGPIGQIEVVNGTVYVEDDVHVLYAVNATSGTEEWRYDVSNDFLIDGFDEESGILYFVTLPDDSQHDVYAIDMADGSELWAADGSGQAQLRGIVNGASYLTIDGMVLAVDGKTGNIQWTYSKPSADVIFGEDHITNGTVYMDDNSNVYAVDAETGNERWVYTGLSDSGSSYIREVTNETVYVEENVDNSENAYAVDAESGNEQWSVTGSSDASIGTVINGFAYVSLDEIVFKIAPDQDPSWSYTASNEPSAVDVVDGTVYIRDNGTDSDSYLYAVNAETGNEEWNYGILSEFINNVNIKPIITNEGISVNSNGDIIQTGGQATIDISALQVNEIEIEGLWTDWDSLVNKNLDGGTANNNIANDGIFRIEWGSTQGEVTPSIVIAPPQDTYIGGEYVVTVTGTDGTNSDTDEAIIEIA; encoded by the coding sequence ATGAGATATGAAGATATATTCACTTCTGGAAGCACAATTACAGAGCCCTACCAGACTGGCGATTCGTTAGTGTGTACTTTCCAGACAGGCGATAGTATATACTCGATAGATAGTCAGACTGGTGAAAAAAATGGGGTAGCAAATCAATTGGGCGAGCTTACCACTAGTTTTCGGTATCAGGGAACTGTGTACGTCGGAACAAACAGTGGAAATGCGTATGCGATAGATGCGAACACAGGCAATAAGCAATGGTCCTACACGGAACCAGCGAATCGGATTTTTGTATACCCGCCTTATCTAAATGATAATATACCTATATTTAGTTCAAACACTTTGTACATTGTTGATCGGAGGACAGGGACAGAGCAATGGCAATGGGCTAATACGAACGGGGGTAGCTGGTTCCCCGATAATGACACAGTATACATTGGTGATAATAATCTATATGCAGTCGACGCAACAACAGGCGCAGAACAGTGGACTTATGAAGAACCACTTGGCCCCATTGGACAAATTGAGGTAGTGAACGGAACTGTCTACGTAGAGGATGATGTACATGTTTTGTATGCAGTGAATGCAACGTCCGGCACTGAAGAGTGGAGATATGACGTCTCAAACGATTTTCTCATTGATGGATTTGATGAGGAGTCTGGAATTCTCTATTTTGTTACTCTCCCCGACGATAGCCAACATGACGTATATGCCATTGATATGGCCGATGGCTCAGAATTGTGGGCTGCTGATGGATCAGGTCAGGCTCAATTGCGAGGGATTGTCAATGGAGCGTCATATCTGACTATTGATGGCATGGTATTGGCTGTGGATGGAAAGACGGGTAATATTCAATGGACCTACTCGAAGCCCAGTGCGGATGTAATCTTTGGCGAAGATCATATCACTAACGGAACAGTATATATGGATGATAACAGTAATGTGTATGCAGTAGATGCAGAGACAGGGAATGAACGGTGGGTTTATACTGGACTTAGTGATAGTGGGAGTAGTTACATTAGAGAAGTTACTAACGAAACAGTATACGTCGAGGAGAATGTTGATAACAGTGAAAACGCTTATGCAGTGGACGCAGAGTCTGGAAACGAACAGTGGTCTGTCACTGGATCAAGTGATGCTTCGATTGGCACGGTAATTAATGGATTTGCATATGTAAGTCTCGATGAAATTGTATTCAAGATTGCTCCAGATCAAGACCCAAGTTGGTCATATACTGCTTCAAATGAACCGTCCGCCGTTGACGTCGTAGACGGGACTGTTTATATTCGCGATAATGGAACTGATTCGGACAGCTATCTATATGCAGTGAACGCAGAAACGGGCAACGAAGAGTGGAACTATGGCATCCTCAGTGAATTCATAAATAATGTAAATATCAAACCAATAATCACTAATGAGGGAATTTCTGTGAATTCTAACGGCGATATTATACAAACTGGTGGACAGGCAACGATAGATATTTCAGCACTACAAGTGAACGAAATTGAAATTGAAGGTCTTTGGACTGACTGGGATAGCTTAGTCAATAAAAATCTGGATGGTGGGACTGCAAACAATAACATAGCAAATGATGGTATCTTTAGGATTGAATGGGGCAGCACTCAAGGAGAAGTGACGCCGTCAATAGTTATTGCACCACCACAGGACACCTATATTGGTGGTGAATACGTAGTGACAGTTACCGGAACGGATGGAACGAACTCTGACACCGATGAAGCGATCATCGAGATCGCGTAA
- a CDS encoding cytochrome c oxidase subunit 3: MDMAAETDDHGDHHLPAVEDWPRGFGEASWWPFVAAVGGSMIYVGAALLVWGMNDNMTLTSIGGTAVTMQIVGGAVVSLSVLTLLVGIYGWLYHAFVVNYWEHGTEGHGSSGLRFGMVLFLGSEIATFGAGFVYYFFIRAGAWSTDGFPELLGSLILINTTILLASSVTLHFAHVALRNGNRTRYIRLLGITLLLGIVFIGGQIYEYYEFIVHDGFTLTDGVFGSAFYGLTGLHGAHVTLGALLLGIVFVRSIYGQYSAERHTSVTTVSMYWHFVDLVWVFLVVTLYVGAEL, encoded by the coding sequence ATGGATATGGCTGCAGAAACAGACGACCACGGGGATCACCACCTCCCGGCGGTCGAGGACTGGCCCCGCGGGTTCGGCGAGGCGAGCTGGTGGCCGTTCGTGGCCGCCGTCGGCGGCAGCATGATCTACGTCGGTGCTGCCCTGCTGGTCTGGGGTATGAACGACAACATGACGCTGACCTCGATCGGAGGGACGGCCGTCACCATGCAGATCGTCGGTGGTGCGGTGGTCTCACTCAGCGTCCTGACGCTGCTGGTCGGAATCTACGGCTGGCTATATCACGCGTTCGTCGTCAACTACTGGGAGCACGGGACCGAGGGTCACGGGAGCAGCGGCCTCAGGTTCGGGATGGTACTGTTCCTCGGCTCGGAGATCGCCACCTTCGGGGCCGGTTTCGTCTACTACTTCTTCATCCGGGCCGGAGCCTGGAGTACCGACGGGTTCCCCGAGCTGCTGGGGAGTCTCATCCTGATCAACACGACGATCCTGCTGGCGTCCAGTGTGACGCTGCACTTCGCGCACGTCGCACTTCGAAACGGCAACCGCACGCGCTACATCCGGTTGCTCGGGATTACCCTCCTGCTGGGAATCGTCTTCATCGGCGGGCAGATCTACGAGTACTACGAGTTCATCGTCCACGATGGCTTCACGCTCACTGACGGCGTCTTCGGCAGCGCCTTCTACGGCCTGACCGGCCTCCACGGCGCTCACGTCACCCTCGGCGCACTCCTGCTCGGCATCGTCTTCGTCCGCAGCATCTACGGGCAGTACTCCGCGGAGCGACACACCTCGGTCACGACGGTCTCGATGTACTGGCACTTCGTCGACCTGGTGTGGGTCTTCCTCGTCGTCACGCTGTACGTCGGCGCTGAGTTGTAG
- a CDS encoding Mrp/NBP35 family ATP-binding protein, producing the protein MDEAAIRETLSAVEDPDLGDDIVSLGLVNAISVEDDHVAIDLALGAPYSPNETAIADDVRAVLAQEYPDVEVELSASIDSSLDADEQVLPNVENIIAVASGKGGVGKSTISVNLAAGLADMGARVGLFDADIYGPNVPRMLGSEETPQATPDETIIPPEKYGMKLMSIDLLMGEDAPVIWRGPMVHKVLTQLWEDVQWGSLDYMIVDLPPGTGDTQLTLLQSVPVSGAVIVTTPQEVAIDDARKGLQMFGKHETPVLGIVENMSRFKCPDCGGEHAIFGEGGGRAFAEESDMPFLGEIPLDPAIREGGDEGKPMVLGEGETAEAFRDFVERTANNQGIIHRRRVSR; encoded by the coding sequence ATGGACGAAGCCGCCATCCGCGAGACGCTGTCGGCCGTCGAGGACCCCGATCTTGGCGACGACATCGTCTCGCTCGGACTGGTCAACGCGATCAGCGTCGAGGACGACCACGTCGCGATCGATCTGGCACTGGGCGCACCCTACTCCCCAAACGAGACGGCTATCGCCGACGACGTTCGGGCCGTCCTGGCACAGGAATATCCCGACGTCGAAGTCGAGCTGTCGGCCTCGATCGACAGCAGTCTCGACGCCGACGAGCAGGTCCTGCCGAACGTCGAGAACATCATCGCCGTCGCCTCCGGGAAAGGCGGGGTCGGCAAGAGCACCATCTCGGTGAATCTCGCCGCCGGCCTCGCAGACATGGGCGCACGGGTCGGCCTGTTCGACGCCGACATCTACGGCCCGAACGTCCCGCGGATGCTCGGCTCCGAGGAGACTCCCCAGGCCACGCCCGACGAGACGATCATCCCCCCGGAGAAGTACGGGATGAAACTGATGAGCATCGACCTGCTGATGGGCGAAGACGCCCCTGTGATCTGGCGCGGCCCGATGGTCCACAAGGTCCTCACCCAGCTCTGGGAGGACGTCCAGTGGGGCAGTCTCGACTACATGATCGTCGACCTCCCGCCCGGGACCGGCGACACCCAGCTCACACTCCTGCAGAGCGTGCCCGTCTCCGGGGCCGTGATCGTCACGACCCCCCAGGAGGTCGCCATCGACGACGCCCGCAAGGGCCTGCAGATGTTCGGCAAGCACGAGACCCCCGTTCTGGGAATCGTCGAGAACATGAGCCGCTTCAAGTGTCCCGACTGCGGCGGCGAGCACGCCATCTTCGGTGAGGGCGGCGGCCGAGCCTTCGCCGAGGAGAGCGACATGCCGTTCCTGGGCGAGATCCCGCTCGATCCGGCGATCCGCGAGGGCGGCGACGAGGGCAAACCGATGGTGCTGGGCGAGGGCGAGACTGCCGAGGCGTTCCGGGACTTCGTCGAGCGAACTGCGAACAATCAGGGGATCATCCACCGGCGACGCGTCTCACGATAG